A single region of the bacterium genome encodes:
- a CDS encoding glycosyl hydrolase: MNEANSERRHLACFLSILILFSIQTFASEPSFFEELVWREVGPYRGGRSAAVAGIRSQPLTYYFGSTGGGVWKTIDGGNVWRNVSDGYFGGSIGAVAVSDSDPNVVYVGGGEKTVRGNVSHGEGIWKSTDAGKTWKHSGLADSRHIPRIRIHPQDPNLVYAAALGHLFAPNEMRGVYRSKDGGKNWERILFANRNAGAIDLILDPTNPRVIYAATWRIRRTPYSLESGGKGSALWKSTDGGDTWINMSRNKGLPEGTLGIIGITVSPSNPNNLYAIVEAEKGGVFRSRDGGETWELTSEDRALRQRAWYYTRIYADPKDDDTVYVVNVQFHKSKDGGKTFSKISTPHGDNHDLWISPDDPMRMIESNDGGANVSSDGGKNWTGQDNQPTAQIYRVSTDNDFPYRLMGGQQDNTALRIRHRSLFGSGIGIRDWEPTAGGESGYVVAHPENPDLVFGGSYGGYLTMFNHKTKEFRDVNPWPDNPMGHGADDFRYRFQWNFPIFFSPHKPYSLYAAANVLFRSTNNGNNWEIISPDLTRNDKSKLGPSGGPITKDNTSVEYYGTIFAALESPHEPGVYWTGSDDGLIHLSQDGGKNWKNVTPKNMPQWIQVNSIEAHPFEKGGLYVAATMYKSDDFQPYLYRTTDYGESWTKITNGIPKDHFTRVIRADRMRRGLLYAGTERGVYVSFNDGANWRSLQGKLPVVPVTDMATRDEQLIVATQGRGFWILDDVTPVREFKPELAGAKFHLFTPPRTYRIPGASSPEPPQKMGANPLAGVTVQFLLPNAKDETPVKLEFLDADNKVLRTFEGKVKPKPQKLEAKPSGEEIPETKPTHTVLTEEEKRDKQLAEQEEKKKEEVKLEPVPGWNRFAWNLQLESAKKFEGLILWNEGGLEGPRIVPGKYQVRLTVAGASQTRLWEVVENPFSQASQSDLEEQFKFLVASRDKLTQIHEQIEKIRAVRTQLTDLKKRFKSNEKYKSTIDAADQLDKKITAVEEALYQTKNKSNQDPLNFPIRLNDKLASVTETAAAGDFAPTAQAKAVQAEHFKAVDAELQKLKTIWEKDLSELNATFKRLDTPAILLQ; the protein is encoded by the coding sequence ATGAATGAAGCAAATTCGGAGCGCAGGCATCTTGCCTGCTTTTTATCAATCCTGATTCTTTTTTCCATACAAACATTTGCATCGGAACCTTCGTTTTTTGAAGAGCTTGTCTGGCGCGAAGTCGGGCCCTACCGCGGAGGCCGGTCCGCTGCGGTTGCCGGGATCCGAAGTCAACCCCTGACTTATTACTTTGGCTCCACCGGAGGTGGAGTTTGGAAAACGATTGATGGCGGAAATGTATGGCGGAATGTCTCCGATGGCTATTTTGGTGGATCCATCGGCGCAGTTGCTGTGAGTGATTCCGATCCGAACGTGGTGTACGTTGGCGGTGGCGAAAAGACTGTACGCGGAAACGTCTCTCATGGGGAGGGCATCTGGAAATCAACGGACGCGGGAAAGACATGGAAACATTCGGGACTCGCCGATTCCCGACATATTCCAAGAATTCGCATTCATCCACAGGATCCAAATCTTGTTTATGCGGCGGCATTGGGACATTTGTTTGCCCCAAACGAAATGCGCGGTGTATACCGCAGCAAAGATGGAGGTAAAAACTGGGAAAGAATCTTGTTTGCAAATCGAAACGCCGGCGCCATAGACCTCATTCTTGATCCTACGAATCCCAGAGTTATCTACGCAGCTACGTGGCGGATTCGACGCACACCTTACAGCCTGGAAAGTGGCGGTAAAGGTTCAGCCCTCTGGAAATCCACAGATGGCGGAGATACCTGGATCAACATGTCCCGCAACAAAGGGTTACCTGAAGGTACTCTGGGAATTATTGGAATCACCGTGTCTCCATCGAATCCAAACAATCTTTACGCAATCGTTGAGGCTGAAAAAGGAGGCGTGTTCCGTTCCCGTGATGGTGGCGAAACGTGGGAACTCACCAGTGAAGACCGGGCCCTGCGTCAGCGCGCGTGGTATTACACGCGCATTTATGCCGATCCGAAAGATGACGACACCGTATATGTTGTCAATGTCCAGTTTCATAAGTCAAAGGATGGCGGAAAGACCTTCAGCAAAATTTCAACTCCGCACGGAGACAATCATGATCTTTGGATTTCGCCGGATGATCCCATGCGCATGATCGAATCGAACGACGGTGGAGCCAATGTAAGCAGCGATGGTGGAAAGAATTGGACTGGCCAGGACAACCAACCCACCGCTCAGATTTATCGGGTTTCCACAGACAATGATTTCCCCTATCGATTGATGGGCGGGCAACAGGATAACACCGCTTTGCGAATTCGTCATCGGTCCCTTTTTGGTTCCGGAATCGGTATTCGGGATTGGGAACCCACGGCTGGAGGCGAAAGCGGATATGTTGTGGCTCATCCGGAAAACCCTGATCTGGTGTTTGGTGGGTCGTACGGCGGATATCTCACGATGTTCAATCACAAAACGAAAGAGTTTCGCGATGTAAACCCCTGGCCGGATAATCCAATGGGGCATGGCGCGGATGATTTCCGGTACCGGTTCCAGTGGAACTTTCCTATTTTCTTTTCGCCTCACAAACCTTATTCGCTTTACGCTGCAGCCAATGTACTCTTTCGTTCCACAAACAACGGTAACAATTGGGAAATCATCAGCCCGGACCTAACGCGCAACGACAAATCAAAGTTAGGACCATCCGGCGGACCCATCACAAAAGACAACACGAGCGTCGAATATTACGGCACCATCTTTGCTGCTCTCGAATCCCCGCACGAACCGGGCGTTTACTGGACCGGATCCGATGATGGATTGATTCACCTTTCTCAGGATGGCGGGAAAAACTGGAAGAATGTCACCCCCAAAAACATGCCGCAGTGGATTCAGGTGAATAGCATAGAAGCACATCCGTTCGAAAAGGGAGGCCTGTACGTTGCAGCCACCATGTACAAATCGGATGATTTCCAACCTTATCTCTATCGCACGACCGATTACGGAGAAAGCTGGACAAAAATCACAAATGGAATCCCGAAAGACCATTTCACACGTGTGATACGCGCGGATCGCATGCGACGCGGTCTGCTGTATGCAGGGACTGAACGAGGCGTATATGTTTCGTTTAACGACGGCGCGAACTGGCGATCGCTTCAAGGGAAATTGCCGGTAGTGCCGGTTACAGATATGGCTACACGCGACGAACAGCTCATTGTTGCCACACAGGGTCGCGGTTTTTGGATTCTGGATGATGTCACTCCGGTTCGTGAATTCAAACCGGAACTAGCCGGCGCAAAATTCCATTTGTTTACTCCGCCGCGCACGTATCGAATTCCTGGCGCTTCTTCGCCGGAACCTCCGCAAAAAATGGGAGCCAATCCTCTTGCAGGAGTCACAGTGCAGTTTTTGCTACCGAACGCAAAGGACGAAACACCGGTCAAGCTGGAATTCCTGGACGCAGACAACAAGGTCCTGAGAACTTTTGAAGGAAAAGTAAAACCAAAGCCGCAGAAATTGGAGGCAAAACCATCCGGCGAAGAAATCCCTGAGACAAAACCAACCCATACCGTGTTAACTGAAGAAGAAAAAAGAGACAAACAACTGGCTGAACAGGAAGAAAAGAAAAAAGAAGAAGTGAAGCTTGAACCGGTTCCCGGGTGGAACCGTTTTGCCTGGAATTTGCAGCTCGAAAGCGCAAAGAAATTCGAAGGACTCATTCTGTGGAACGAAGGAGGACTCGAAGGCCCCAGGATCGTGCCGGGAAAATATCAGGTTCGATTAACAGTAGCAGGGGCTTCGCAAACCAGACTCTGGGAGGTCGTGGAAAATCCCTTTTCTCAGGCATCGCAGTCTGACCTGGAAGAGCAATTCAAATTCCTTGTTGCATCCCGCGACAAACTAACACAGATTCACGAACAGATTGAAAAGATCCGAGCAGTTCGAACGCAATTGACCGATCTCAAGAAACGGTTTAAATCGAACGAAAAATACAAATCGACGATCGATGCAGCGGATCAGCTTGACAAGAAAATCACCGCGGTTGAAGAAGCGCTTTACCAGACGAAAAACAAGAGCAACCAGGATCCTTTGAATTTTCCGATCCGGCTAAATGACAAGCTCGCTTCCGTTACCGAAACGGCAGCTGCCGGTGATTTCGCCCCAACAGCCCAGGCAAAAGCCGTGCAGGCTGAACATTTCAAAGCAGTCGACGCCGAGCTGCAAAAGCTGAAAACTATTTGGGAGAAAGATCTGTCTGAGCTGAATGCCACATTCAAACGACTCGATACACCGGCCATTTTATTGCAGTAG